GCCCGCGCCGAACGCGCGATGACCCATTCCACCGATATAGAAAGAATTCGCGCACTTGAAGAAAGAGTGCGTGGCGCGTGATTCCGCATAGCGTTCTTGTGGGACCATGCAGAATTGAGAGAATGTCGACGGACCATTCAATGCCGGCATGACAATTGCGCGTTGCGCCTTTGGCCCGGTATGCTCCCGATTGTGAGGATTGGCGCAGGAGATGGCGATGGCTGACAACGCAACCGAAGTTCTTGCAGGATTTGCGGCCGGGCTGACATATGACGCCATTCCCGCGGATGTCCGGGACTCGGCCAAGCTGCTGATACTGGATGCGTTCGCCTGCGCGGTGGCGGGCAACCTGGGCGAGGAAACCGGCCAGATGCAGGCGATGGCCACGGCCCTGGGATCATCGCAGGAGGCAAGTCTGATCGGCGGCGGACGGTTGTCGCTTGCCGGGGCGACAGTCATGAACGGTTACCTTATGACGGCGGTGACGATGTGCGACGTGCATCGCCCGACCCTCACCCATATCACGCCGGAAGTCGTGCCCCCGGCACTGGCGATCGGCGAGCGGGACGGCGTTTCCGGCCGTGATTTTCTGGCCGCTGTAACGGCGGGATGCGAAGTGACGACGCGGATCGGCATCGGGCTCGACTTTCCCGCCTTTCGCGGCAAGGGGTGGCACGGACCGGGAGTCATCGGCCCCTTTGGCTCGGCGGCGGCGGTCGGCAGCCTGCGCGGTTTCGATGAAGCGACAATGGCGCGCGCCTTCGGCCTAGCCGGCAGCCAGTCGGCGGGGACCTACGCCGCCTGGGGAACGCCGACCGTGAAGTTCCACCAGTGCCGTGGCGCGCTGTCCGGCTTGATGGCGGCGCTGCTGGCGGAAACGGGCTTCGTTGCGACCAGTGAAATTCTCACCGCTGCCGATGGCGGCATTTACAACAGCTATTCCAATGGCGGCCGCCCGGCGGATGCTGTCGCCGGCCTGGGCGACCATTGGGAAATGCAGCAGATCGGGGTGCGGTTGTGGCCTTGCGCGACGTCCCTGCAGAACGTCATGACGGCGCTGTCCGATCTTGTGGCGGCGAACAGTTTCGCGTTTGAAGATATTGCCAGGGCGACAATTGCGCTGGGCCAGACGCCCTTCGACATGCATGGCGGGTTCGCCATCTATACCGCGAAGTTCGAAGCGATGCTGTCGGCGCATTATGCGGCGGCGGTCTACCTGCGTGACCGGGAACTGACCCTGGCCCAGTTCGAACCGGAATGTTACGACGATCCGGCGCTGCGCCGCTTCGCCGCCGAGAATGTGGCAATCACCTGCGACACGACACTGGGTAACGGGCAGGCTGTTGCGACGGTGGAACTGACGGACGGTCGGGCCTTCACGGCGCGGTGCGAGGCGCCGCTGGGTGCCCCGGAAAATCCGATGTCCTTTGCCCAGGTGCAGGACAAGTTCCGCACCTATGCAAAACCGCGCTACAGCGAAAGCCAGATCGAGAAGGTGATCGGCGCCATCGGACACTTGGAGGAGATGTCCACGGTTCAGCCGCTGATCGACCTGCTGCGCGAACCGGAAACGCCGTGACTTCTATGCCGGGATGTCCAGCGGCAGGGTGACCGTGACGCGCAGCCCGCCGCCCGCCGCGTTATCCAGTGCGATATCGCCGCCATGGGCCCGCACGATGGTCCGGGCAATCGCCAGTCCCAGACCGATGCCGCCGGTTTCCCGGTTGCGCGATTCTTCCAGCCGGACGAAGGGTTCGAAAACGCGCTCGCGCGCGGCTTCCGGAATGCCCGGCCCATCGTCTTCGATGGTAATGATTGCGTCGCCTTGCGATGTGGATATGGCGACACGGGCGCGCTGCCCATAGGCAACCGCATTTTCGATCAGGTTCCGGAATACCCGTTTCAGGGCGTCCGGACGTCCGGTGATGTCGATCCGCTCGGCCGGGTCGCAGGCGATATCCATGCCGGTATCGGCCAGGTCGGCGGCCACGCTGTCGACCAGCGCGGCAATATCGACAATCCGGCTGGGTTCCGCCGTTACGTCTTCGCGGGCGAAGGCAAGGGTCGCTTCGGTCATGCGCTG
Above is a genomic segment from Alphaproteobacteria bacterium containing:
- a CDS encoding MmgE/PrpD family protein — encoded protein: MADNATEVLAGFAAGLTYDAIPADVRDSAKLLILDAFACAVAGNLGEETGQMQAMATALGSSQEASLIGGGRLSLAGATVMNGYLMTAVTMCDVHRPTLTHITPEVVPPALAIGERDGVSGRDFLAAVTAGCEVTTRIGIGLDFPAFRGKGWHGPGVIGPFGSAAAVGSLRGFDEATMARAFGLAGSQSAGTYAAWGTPTVKFHQCRGALSGLMAALLAETGFVATSEILTAADGGIYNSYSNGGRPADAVAGLGDHWEMQQIGVRLWPCATSLQNVMTALSDLVAANSFAFEDIARATIALGQTPFDMHGGFAIYTAKFEAMLSAHYAAAVYLRDRELTLAQFEPECYDDPALRRFAAENVAITCDTTLGNGQAVATVELTDGRAFTARCEAPLGAPENPMSFAQVQDKFRTYAKPRYSESQIEKVIGAIGHLEEMSTVQPLIDLLREPETP